In a genomic window of Corvus hawaiiensis isolate bCorHaw1 chromosome Z, bCorHaw1.pri.cur, whole genome shotgun sequence:
- the HAPLN1 gene encoding hyaluronan and proteoglycan link protein 1, with product MKSLLFLVLISVCWAEPHPGNSSLEHERIVHIQENGPRLLVVAEQAKIFSHRGGNVTLPCKFYHEHTSTAGSGTHKIRVKWTKLTYDYLKEVDVFVAMGHHRKSYGSYQGRVSLRESSENDASLVITNIMLEDYGRYKCEVIEGLEDDTAVVTLNLEGVVFPYSPRLGRYNLNFHEAQQACVEQDSVIASFDQLYDAWRSGLDWCNAGWLSDGSVQYPITKPREPCGGKNTVPGVRNYGFWDKDKSRYDVFCFTSNFNGRFYYLIHPTKLTYDEAVQACLKDGSQIAKVGQIFAAWKLLGYDRCDAGWLADGSVRYPISRPRKRCSPSEAAVRFVGFPDKKHKLYGVYCFRAYN from the exons ATGAAGAGTCTACTTTTTCTGGTGCTGATCTCTGTCTGTTGGGCTGAACCTCACCCTGGCAATTCAAGTCTGGAGCATGAAAGAATTGTTCATATTCAAG AAAACGGGCCCCGTCTCCTCGTGGTAGCAGAGCAAGCTAAAATCTTCTCCCACCGCGGCGGCAACGTCACACTGCCATGCAAATTCTACCACGAGCACACGTCCACGGCCGGCTCAGGAACACACAAAATCCGCGTCAAGTGGACCAAACTCACCTACGATTACCTCAAGGAAGTGGACGTGTTTGTGGCCATGGGACACCACAGGAAGAGCTATGGGAGCTACCAGGGCAGGGTGTCCCTGAGGGAGAGCAGCGAGAACGATGCCTCACTCGTCATCACCAACATCATGCTGGAGGACTACGGGAGGTACAAGTGCGAGGTGATCGAAGGGCTGGAGGATGACACGGCAGTGGTGACCCTCAATTTGGAAG gtgtGGTATTCCCCTACTCCCCGCGGCTGGGGCGGTACAACCTGAACTTCCACGAGGCACAGCAGGCGTGCGTGGAGCAGGACTCGGTGATCGCGTCCTTTGACCAGCTCTACGATGCCTGGAGGTCGGGGCTGGACTGGTGCAACGCCGGCTGGCTCAGCGATGGCTCCGTGCAGTACCCCATCACCAAGCCCAGGGAGCCCTGCGGGGGCAAGAACACCGTGCCTGGCGTCAGGAATTACGGGTTCTGGGACAAGGACAAGAGCCGATACGACGTCTTCTGCTTCACTTCCAACTTCAACG GTCGCTTCTACTACCTGATCCACCCCACCAAGCTGACCTATGACGAGGCCGTGCAGGCGTGCCTGAAGGACGGGTCCCAGATTGCCAAGGTGGGGCAGATCTTTGCCGCCTGGAAGCTGCTGGGCTACGACCGCTGCGACGCGGGCTGGCTGGCGGACGGCAGCGTGCGCTACCCCATCTCCCGGCCGCGGAAGCGCTGCAGCCCCAGCGAGGCCGCCGTGCGCTTCGTCGGCTTCCCTGACAAGAAGCACAAGCTGTATGGTGTCTACTGCTTCAGAGCCTACAACTGA